In the Gloeocapsa sp. PCC 73106 genome, one interval contains:
- the menD gene encoding 2-succinyl-5-enolpyruvyl-6-hydroxy-3-cyclohexene-1-carboxylic-acid synthase: protein MLDHRNLNTLWASIIVETLFRLGLKIALISPGSRSTPLTMAFAQHQKIETIVILDERSAAFFALGKSKQLGLPVALVCTSGTAGANFYPAIIEARYSQVPLLVFTADRPRELQDCRAGQTIDQVRLYGNYPNWQTELAIPEADLFLSNYLRETLIQAWERSLFPTPGVVHLNCPFREPLAPIKVTHSLEIPPDFFSDIQESYPLVSSCANFAPPTPWLNCERGIIIAGLAQPQQPELYCQAIARLSLFLGWPVLAEALSPLRNYAQINPYLISTYDFCLRYTELASKLRPELVIQLGELPTSKELRQWLAKNAPKRWIITPTQENLDPLRSKTIYIRAKIEQLSFPLSEKPISAYLQLWLQTEIKARKILDQALASEQNLYEGKVSWLLSQHLPFQTPVFIANSMSVRYAEFFWVPGNSHIVPYFNRGANGIDGTLSTALGIAHRQQSSVLLTGDLALLHDTNGFLSRDKFKGHLTIVLINNQGGGIFSYLPVAEYTSYFEEFFATPQHIDFASLCQTYKVEYHLITSWESLGELLNPLPERGIRLLELPCDRTLDSQWLDQISIIE from the coding sequence ATGCTCGATCACCGCAATCTTAACACCCTCTGGGCATCAATCATCGTCGAAACTCTCTTTAGATTGGGACTAAAGATCGCTCTAATTAGTCCTGGATCGAGATCTACACCCCTAACTATGGCATTTGCTCAGCATCAAAAGATAGAAACCATAGTAATACTAGATGAACGCTCCGCGGCTTTTTTTGCCCTGGGAAAAAGTAAACAGCTAGGTTTACCAGTAGCTTTAGTCTGCACCTCCGGTACCGCTGGAGCTAATTTTTATCCAGCCATAATAGAAGCACGATATAGTCAGGTCCCACTACTAGTATTTACCGCCGATCGCCCCAGAGAACTACAAGATTGTCGCGCTGGACAAACCATCGACCAAGTCAGATTATACGGCAATTATCCCAACTGGCAAACGGAATTAGCGATACCAGAAGCAGATCTATTTTTAAGCAATTACCTCAGAGAGACGCTTATTCAAGCTTGGGAAAGATCCCTATTCCCGACACCGGGGGTAGTCCATCTCAATTGTCCTTTTCGCGAACCTTTAGCCCCTATCAAAGTTACTCATTCTCTAGAAATACCCCCAGATTTTTTTAGCGACATCCAAGAGAGTTACCCTCTAGTTTCAAGTTGCGCCAATTTCGCTCCACCCACCCCTTGGCTTAATTGTGAACGGGGAATAATTATCGCAGGTTTAGCCCAACCTCAACAACCAGAATTATATTGTCAGGCGATCGCGCGTTTGTCACTGTTTCTGGGTTGGCCAGTTTTAGCCGAAGCTTTATCCCCTTTGAGAAATTACGCCCAGATTAACCCCTATTTAATCTCAACCTACGATTTTTGTCTACGCTACACCGAATTAGCTTCAAAACTACGTCCAGAGTTAGTAATTCAGTTGGGAGAACTACCCACGAGCAAAGAATTACGACAATGGTTAGCTAAAAACGCACCCAAGCGCTGGATTATTACCCCTACTCAGGAAAACTTAGACCCTCTTCGCAGTAAAACCATCTATATCAGGGCTAAAATTGAACAGCTATCTTTTCCCCTTTCTGAGAAACCAATCTCTGCTTATTTACAACTCTGGTTGCAAACGGAAATAAAAGCTAGAAAAATTCTCGATCAAGCTTTAGCTTCAGAACAGAATTTATACGAAGGTAAAGTCTCCTGGTTACTCTCTCAGCATTTACCCTTCCAAACCCCTGTATTTATAGCTAATAGTATGTCTGTACGCTACGCCGAATTTTTCTGGGTACCTGGGAATAGTCACATTGTTCCCTATTTTAACCGTGGCGCCAATGGTATAGATGGTACACTCAGTACCGCCCTAGGTATAGCTCATCGTCAACAAAGTAGCGTTTTACTCACGGGAGATTTAGCTCTTTTACACGATACCAATGGGTTTTTAAGCCGAGATAAATTTAAAGGTCATCTCACGATTGTACTAATTAATAATCAAGGTGGTGGGATTTTCTCTTATCTACCCGTGGCTGAGTATACTTCCTATTTTGAGGAGTTCTTTGCTACCCCTCAGCATATAGATTTTGCTTCCTTGTGTCAGACTTATAAAGTGGAATATCACTTGATTACTAGTTGGGAATCCTTGGGAGAACTGTTAAATCCTCTACCTGAGAGGGGGATTCGTCTTTTAGAGTTACCATGCGATCGCACTCTTGATAGTCAATGGTTGGACCAGATCAGTATTATAGAATAG